The following are from one region of the Achromobacter xylosoxidans genome:
- a CDS encoding alpha-hydroxy acid oxidase, with the protein MTANLSTITCIEDLRAIAQKRVPRMFYDYADSGAWTEGTYRANESDFQKIKLRQRVAVNMEGRSLRTTMVGHDVIMPLAISPTGLTGMQHADGEILAAKAAADFGVPFTLSTMSICSLEDVAAATKKPFWFQLYVMRDREFVANLIDRAKAAGCSALVLTLDLQILGQRHKDIKNGLSTPPKPTLRNLINLATKPRWCMGMLGTKRRTFGNIVGHAKGVSDLSSLGAWTAEQFDPSLSWNDVEWIKQRWGGKLIIKGILDVEDAQSAANSGADALIVSNHGGRQLDGAMSSIAALPSIADAVGSKIEVWMDGGVRSGQDILKAVALGARGAMIGRAFLYGLGAYGQAGVTRVLEILYKEMDTTMALCGRRSIEPGDRSILLPGTYPN; encoded by the coding sequence ATGACCGCTAACCTTTCTACGATCACCTGCATCGAAGATCTGCGCGCCATCGCGCAGAAGCGCGTGCCGCGCATGTTCTACGACTACGCGGATTCCGGCGCCTGGACCGAAGGCACCTACCGCGCCAACGAAAGCGATTTTCAGAAGATCAAGCTGCGCCAGCGCGTGGCGGTCAATATGGAAGGCCGGTCGCTGCGCACCACCATGGTGGGCCACGACGTGATCATGCCGCTGGCGATCTCGCCCACGGGCCTGACCGGCATGCAGCACGCGGATGGCGAAATCCTGGCGGCCAAGGCAGCGGCGGACTTCGGCGTGCCCTTCACCCTGTCCACCATGAGCATCTGCTCGCTGGAAGATGTGGCCGCGGCCACCAAGAAGCCGTTCTGGTTCCAGCTCTACGTGATGCGCGACCGCGAGTTCGTCGCCAACCTGATCGACCGCGCCAAGGCCGCCGGCTGTTCGGCGCTGGTGCTGACGCTGGACCTGCAGATTTTGGGCCAGCGCCACAAGGACATCAAGAACGGCCTGTCCACCCCGCCCAAGCCCACCCTGCGCAATCTCATCAACCTGGCCACCAAGCCGCGCTGGTGCATGGGCATGCTGGGCACCAAGCGCCGCACCTTCGGCAACATCGTCGGCCACGCCAAGGGCGTGAGCGACCTGTCCTCGCTGGGGGCATGGACGGCCGAACAGTTCGACCCGAGCCTGAGCTGGAACGACGTCGAATGGATCAAGCAGCGCTGGGGCGGCAAGCTCATCATCAAGGGCATCCTGGATGTCGAGGACGCGCAATCGGCCGCCAATAGTGGCGCCGACGCGCTCATCGTCAGCAACCACGGCGGGCGCCAGCTGGACGGCGCCATGTCGTCCATCGCCGCCCTGCCCTCCATCGCCGACGCCGTGGGCTCGAAGATCGAAGTGTGGATGGACGGCGGCGTGCGTTCCGGCCAGGACATCCTGAAGGCCGTGGCGCTGGGCGCGCGCGGCGCCATGATCGGCCGCGCATTCCTGTACGGCCTGGGCGCCTATGGCCAGGCCGGCGTGACCCGCGTGCTGGAGATTCTGTACAAGGAAATGGATACGACGATGGCGCTGTGCGGCCGTCGCTCGATCGAGCCCGGCGACCGCAGCATCCTGCTGCCCGGAACCTACCCGAACTGA
- a CDS encoding extracellular solute-binding protein, which translates to MTRNKQNGRRRVGAVLGAALAALLSAGAAAQQTTLYVGMNGGDMARAFSQYVFPDFERAHDVRIVVVPGMSTEVLARAQADKGKPRLHLMFLDDGIMARAISMGLCTQLNDDPVLKELYPTALKKDRMAAGIDIGMTGLGYNTKVFAERGWAPPTSWMDLADPKYRGQVVVQSASSSTFGLHAFLMINRILGGDDRNYGPGFAHWPAVVGPNVRAYLPDSARLADMVQADEAVLFPWTPTAISRLKMRGVHVEYAQPKEGSMILMVGECVVAGNSEPELSQKLALYLLSEQAQTKALEMGGHFPSNRNVLAPAGHADALQRFQGYMSNAKIPNWDQINETRPAFNARWNREIGR; encoded by the coding sequence ATGACGCGTAACAAACAAAACGGGCGCCGCCGCGTGGGGGCGGTGCTCGGCGCGGCCCTGGCGGCGCTGTTGTCGGCCGGAGCCGCAGCGCAGCAGACCACACTGTACGTAGGCATGAACGGCGGCGACATGGCACGCGCGTTCTCGCAGTATGTGTTTCCGGATTTCGAACGCGCCCACGACGTCAGGATCGTGGTGGTGCCGGGCATGTCGACCGAGGTGCTGGCGCGCGCCCAGGCCGACAAGGGCAAGCCGCGGCTGCACCTCATGTTCCTGGACGACGGCATCATGGCGCGCGCGATCTCCATGGGCTTGTGCACGCAGCTCAACGACGATCCGGTGCTGAAGGAGCTGTATCCCACCGCGCTGAAGAAGGACCGCATGGCCGCGGGCATCGACATCGGCATGACGGGCCTGGGCTACAACACCAAGGTGTTCGCCGAGCGGGGCTGGGCGCCGCCGACGTCGTGGATGGACCTCGCCGATCCGAAGTACCGGGGCCAGGTCGTGGTGCAGTCGGCTTCCAGCAGCACCTTCGGCCTGCACGCATTCCTGATGATCAACCGCATCCTGGGCGGAGACGACCGGAACTACGGACCGGGCTTCGCGCACTGGCCGGCCGTGGTCGGCCCGAATGTGCGTGCATACCTGCCGGATTCCGCGCGCCTGGCCGATATGGTGCAGGCCGACGAGGCGGTGCTGTTTCCCTGGACGCCCACGGCCATCTCCCGCCTGAAGATGCGGGGCGTGCACGTGGAATACGCGCAGCCCAAGGAGGGTTCGATGATCCTGATGGTGGGTGAGTGCGTGGTCGCCGGCAATAGCGAGCCGGAGCTGTCGCAGAAGCTGGCGCTGTACCTGTTGTCCGAGCAGGCGCAGACGAAGGCGCTGGAGATGGGCGGACACTTCCCGTCCAACCGCAACGTGCTGGCGCCAGCGGGCCACGCGGATGCGTTGCAGCGCTTCCAGGGCTATATGTCGAACGCCAAGATACCGAACTGGGATCAGATCAACGAGACCCGGCCCGCGTTCAACGCGCGCTGGAACCGGGAGATCGGGCGCTGA
- a CDS encoding GyrI-like domain-containing protein, giving the protein MKPATLNLYGQRLEPVLRWLASHPDADPDLYRLAELACLSPYHFHRVYRAMMGETVNATVQRIRMHRAAVALGNSEASLREVAQRAGYESDAAFNRAFGATFGISPGRYRAVRSRPFDPQELGMYPIKIETFPGATLAVLPHRGSYQEIGPLFTRAFMLAVSRGIAQPDSIGYGVYLDDPEQVPASQLRSMAGMSVAPDADLGGELERFEIPEGRCAILTYTGPYNEMDKAYNWMFSQWLPASGEVPADFPMFEQYLNDPRTTPPAQLQTRICMPLK; this is encoded by the coding sequence ATGAAGCCCGCAACCCTGAACCTCTATGGCCAGCGCCTGGAACCCGTCCTGCGCTGGCTGGCAAGCCACCCCGACGCCGACCCGGACCTGTACCGGCTGGCCGAGCTGGCCTGCCTGTCGCCGTACCACTTCCATCGCGTCTACCGCGCCATGATGGGAGAGACGGTGAACGCCACCGTGCAGCGCATCCGCATGCACCGCGCGGCGGTGGCGCTGGGGAATTCCGAGGCTTCCTTGCGCGAGGTGGCGCAGCGCGCCGGCTATGAGTCGGACGCGGCGTTCAACCGGGCATTCGGCGCGACCTTCGGCATATCGCCGGGGCGTTACCGGGCTGTCCGCTCCCGTCCTTTCGACCCACAGGAGCTAGGCATGTATCCCATCAAGATCGAAACCTTTCCGGGCGCGACGCTGGCGGTCCTGCCGCATCGCGGCAGCTATCAGGAAATCGGCCCGCTGTTCACGCGCGCCTTCATGCTGGCCGTCAGCCGCGGCATCGCACAGCCGGATTCCATCGGCTACGGCGTGTACCTCGACGACCCGGAGCAGGTACCGGCCAGCCAGCTGCGTTCCATGGCCGGCATGTCGGTGGCGCCGGATGCGGACCTGGGGGGCGAGCTGGAGCGCTTCGAGATTCCGGAAGGCCGTTGCGCCATCCTGACGTACACCGGGCCCTACAACGAGATGGACAAGGCCTACAACTGGATGTTCTCGCAATGGCTGCCGGCCAGCGGCGAGGTGCCGGCGGACTTTCCCATGTTCGAGCAGTATCTGAACGATCCGCGCACCACGCCGCCGGCGCAATTGCAGACGCGCATCTGCATGCCGCTGAAGTAA
- a CDS encoding amidohydrolase family protein, translated as MLDLILRHCTLPDGRQNIDIGIAGGRIAALEPALKAEAAQIVDAAGQLVAPPFVDAHFHMDSTLSFGLPRVNQSGTLLEGIALWGELKPLLTQEALVERALAYCDWAVARGLLAIRSHVDVCDPRLLATEALLHVREKVKPYLDLQLVAFPQDGVLRAPGALDNLKRALDMGVDVVGGIPHFERTMQDGAESVRILCELAAERGLRVDMHCDESDDPLSRHIETLAYHTQRLGLQGRVTGSHLTSMHSMDNYYVSKLIPLMREAGVSAIANPLINITLQGRHDTYPKRRGMTRVPELLAAGVPVAFGHDCVMDPWYSLGSGDMLEVAHMGLHVAQMTGQDAMRACFEAVTTTPAKILGLDETGLAVGKRADLVLLQARDAVEALRLRATRLMVLRAGQVVATTPPATATLNLPGRPAQVSFQTPAR; from the coding sequence ATGCTCGATCTGATTCTTAGACACTGCACGCTGCCCGATGGCCGCCAGAACATCGACATCGGCATCGCCGGCGGCCGCATCGCGGCCTTGGAGCCGGCGCTGAAGGCCGAGGCCGCGCAGATCGTGGACGCGGCCGGCCAGCTGGTGGCGCCGCCTTTCGTCGACGCGCACTTCCATATGGACTCCACGCTGTCCTTCGGACTGCCGCGCGTGAACCAATCCGGCACGCTGCTGGAAGGCATCGCGCTGTGGGGCGAGCTCAAGCCGCTGCTGACGCAGGAAGCGCTGGTCGAACGCGCGCTGGCCTATTGCGACTGGGCCGTGGCGCGCGGCCTGCTGGCGATTCGCTCGCATGTGGACGTGTGCGATCCGCGCCTCCTGGCCACGGAAGCGCTGCTGCATGTGCGCGAGAAGGTCAAACCCTACCTGGACCTGCAGCTGGTGGCCTTCCCGCAGGACGGCGTGCTGCGCGCCCCCGGCGCCCTGGACAACCTCAAGCGCGCGCTGGACATGGGCGTGGACGTGGTGGGCGGCATTCCGCACTTCGAACGCACCATGCAGGACGGCGCGGAATCGGTGCGCATCCTGTGCGAACTGGCCGCCGAACGCGGCCTGCGCGTGGACATGCACTGCGACGAAAGCGACGACCCGCTGTCGCGCCACATCGAGACGCTGGCGTACCACACGCAGCGCCTGGGCCTGCAAGGCCGCGTGACGGGTTCGCACCTGACGTCCATGCACTCCATGGATAACTACTACGTCTCCAAGCTGATTCCGCTGATGCGCGAAGCGGGCGTGTCCGCCATCGCCAACCCGCTGATCAACATCACGCTGCAAGGCCGCCACGACACCTATCCGAAGCGCCGCGGCATGACGCGCGTGCCCGAGCTACTGGCCGCCGGCGTGCCGGTGGCTTTCGGCCATGACTGCGTGATGGACCCCTGGTACAGCCTGGGTTCGGGCGACATGCTGGAAGTGGCGCACATGGGCCTGCACGTGGCCCAGATGACGGGCCAGGACGCCATGCGCGCCTGTTTCGAAGCCGTCACCACCACGCCGGCCAAGATCCTGGGCCTGGATGAGACCGGCCTGGCTGTCGGCAAGCGCGCCGACCTGGTGCTGCTGCAGGCGCGCGACGCGGTCGAAGCGCTGCGCCTGCGCGCCACCCGCCTGATGGTGCTGCGCGCGGGCCAGGTGGTGGCGACCACGCCGCCCGCCACCGCCACCCTGAACCTGCCGGGCCGTCCGGCCCAGGTCAGCTTCCAGACGCCGGCGCGCTGA
- a CDS encoding ABC transporter permease has translation MEWMDLMSSSAFWVAVLRLATPLILGTLGVLLCERAGVLNLGIEGIMAAGAFTGWLVVYLGAPLYVGVLVAAFAGAVFGLLHAVLTVPLGLSQHVSGLGVTLLATSLSYFAYRVTFPSVNTPPTITPFAEMKFLDGIPLIGPVLAGQTPMTLLALAAVPILAWVLNRTPVGLAIRMVGENPAAAEGQGLSVTRLRMGAIVAGSALMGVAGSFLTLAAFNAFFFNMVNGRGWVCVALVVFASWRPGKALLGALIFAFFDALQLRMQQGGAALPGLPELPYQVYLMLPYVLSILALVVMARRAAYPQALMKPYRKGER, from the coding sequence ATGGAATGGATGGATCTGATGAGCTCGTCGGCGTTCTGGGTGGCGGTGCTGCGCCTGGCGACGCCGCTGATACTCGGCACGCTGGGCGTGCTGCTGTGCGAGCGCGCGGGCGTGTTGAACCTGGGCATCGAAGGCATCATGGCCGCCGGCGCCTTCACCGGCTGGCTGGTGGTGTATCTGGGCGCGCCGCTGTATGTGGGCGTGCTGGTGGCCGCTTTTGCGGGCGCGGTATTCGGCCTGCTGCACGCGGTGCTGACCGTGCCGCTGGGCCTGTCGCAGCACGTGTCCGGCCTGGGTGTGACGCTGCTGGCCACCAGCCTGAGTTACTTCGCCTATCGCGTCACGTTCCCCAGCGTGAACACGCCGCCCACGATCACGCCTTTTGCAGAAATGAAGTTCCTGGACGGCATTCCGCTCATCGGCCCGGTGCTGGCCGGGCAGACGCCCATGACCCTGCTGGCCCTGGCCGCGGTGCCGATACTGGCCTGGGTGCTGAACCGCACGCCGGTCGGCCTGGCGATCCGCATGGTGGGCGAGAACCCGGCCGCGGCCGAAGGGCAAGGCCTGTCGGTCACGCGCCTGCGCATGGGCGCCATCGTGGCCGGCTCCGCGCTGATGGGCGTGGCAGGAAGCTTCCTGACGCTGGCGGCGTTCAACGCCTTCTTCTTCAACATGGTCAACGGCCGCGGGTGGGTCTGCGTGGCGCTGGTCGTGTTCGCGTCGTGGCGGCCCGGCAAGGCGCTGCTGGGCGCACTGATCTTCGCCTTCTTCGACGCGCTGCAATTGCGCATGCAGCAAGGCGGCGCAGCGCTGCCCGGCCTGCCGGAGTTGCCGTACCAGGTCTATCTGATGCTGCCCTACGTCCTGTCCATCCTCGCCCTGGTGGTGATGGCGCGTCGCGCCGCCTACCCGCAGGCGTTGATGAAGCCCTACCGCAAAGGAGAGAGGTAG
- a CDS encoding ABC transporter permease, translated as MKLILERRPEPSRLALAVAPFAAIAFTLAVCTLLVAWAGAPVGRTYALLFEGAFGSRFALSETLTRATPLMLTGLACAVAFRARFYNIGAEGQLYLGALAAVAVGGLHDGTGFDLPVPALFAGMMLAAALAGALLLLIPAILKTRLGVDEVVTTLLGNFIVLLFVSMMLDGPMKDPMAMGWPQSVALNGDLELGKLIERTRAHTGLLWAAGLALGLWLLNRYTVFGFQMRAVGANAHASRFLGLPVNRVMLGTAMLSGALAGLAGAIEVAGRTGYVTLDMSPGYGYTGVVVAMLAGLHPLGVILASLFVAGMLVGADSMSRAIAVPNYIADVIVATSLLAMLVATLFAQYRLRRNRA; from the coding sequence ATGAAACTGATCCTGGAACGCCGCCCGGAGCCCAGCCGCCTGGCGCTGGCCGTGGCGCCCTTCGCGGCCATCGCCTTCACGCTGGCGGTCTGCACCCTGCTGGTGGCCTGGGCCGGCGCCCCCGTGGGCCGCACCTATGCCTTGCTGTTCGAAGGCGCATTCGGCTCGCGCTTCGCGCTATCCGAAACCCTGACCCGCGCGACCCCGTTGATGCTGACCGGCCTGGCCTGTGCGGTGGCATTCCGCGCGCGCTTCTACAACATCGGCGCCGAGGGCCAGCTATACCTGGGCGCTCTGGCCGCGGTGGCAGTCGGCGGCCTGCATGACGGCACCGGCTTCGACCTGCCCGTGCCTGCGCTGTTTGCCGGCATGATGCTGGCGGCGGCGCTGGCTGGCGCCTTGCTGCTGTTGATCCCCGCCATCCTCAAGACCCGGCTGGGCGTGGATGAAGTGGTGACCACGCTGCTGGGCAACTTCATCGTGCTGCTGTTCGTGTCGATGATGCTGGACGGCCCCATGAAGGACCCCATGGCCATGGGCTGGCCGCAGTCCGTAGCGCTCAACGGCGACCTGGAGCTCGGCAAGCTGATCGAGCGCACCCGCGCCCATACCGGCCTCTTGTGGGCTGCCGGCCTGGCGCTGGGGCTGTGGCTGCTGAACCGCTACACCGTGTTCGGCTTCCAGATGCGCGCGGTCGGCGCCAACGCGCACGCCTCGCGCTTCCTGGGCTTGCCGGTGAACCGCGTGATGCTGGGCACCGCCATGCTGTCGGGCGCGCTGGCCGGCCTGGCGGGCGCGATCGAAGTGGCGGGCCGCACCGGCTACGTCACGCTCGACATGTCGCCGGGCTATGGCTACACCGGCGTGGTGGTGGCCATGCTGGCCGGCCTGCATCCGCTGGGCGTGATCCTGGCCAGCCTGTTCGTGGCTGGCATGCTGGTGGGCGCGGACAGCATGAGCCGCGCCATCGCGGTGCCGAACTACATCGCCGACGTCATCGTCGCCACTTCGTTGCTCGCCATGCTGGTCGCGACGCTATTTGCGCAGTACCGCCTGCGCCGCAACCGGGCCTGA
- a CDS encoding ABC transporter ATP-binding protein, producing MNHAPLALQLSGITKRFGSLTANDDISLTLRQGEVLALLGENGAGKSTLVSILFGHYVADAGNIEVFGQALPAGRPDAALAAGVGMVHQHFTLADNLTVLDNIMVGTESLWKLASGRGKARQRLVELGQRFGLGVDPDARVGTLSVGEKQRVEILKALYRGARVLILDEPTAVLTPQEVQDLFATLRGFVDEGLAVIFISHKLDEVMAVSGRVAVLRQGKLVAERETASTSPAELAELMVGRKVVMPHAEAVAAAEQAAPVVTLSQVTVRDGRDGATRLDSLDLVVHKHEIVAIAGVAGNGQQALVSVLTGLRQPSDGTIRLGPEHAAAPTTPAGWTAAHVGRIPEDRHGEGVIGDSPLWENAIVEDLKDPRFARWGLVRARAGKAYAQALAKQFDVRAASLDVRTRSLSGGNMQKLILGRTLAREPRFIVADQPTWGLDIGAVAYVREQLLAARTRGAGVLLVSEDLEEIFALADRIAVLCGGKLIAVKPVSEWTPATVGLAMTGTQG from the coding sequence ATGAACCACGCGCCTCTCGCCCTGCAACTGTCGGGGATCACCAAACGCTTTGGCAGCCTCACGGCCAACGACGACATATCGCTCACGCTGCGCCAGGGCGAAGTGTTGGCCTTGCTGGGCGAGAACGGCGCCGGCAAATCGACCCTGGTGTCGATCCTGTTCGGCCACTACGTGGCCGACGCCGGCAACATCGAAGTCTTCGGCCAGGCCTTGCCCGCCGGCCGGCCCGACGCCGCATTGGCGGCCGGGGTCGGCATGGTGCATCAGCACTTCACGCTGGCCGACAACCTGACCGTGCTGGACAACATCATGGTCGGCACGGAATCGCTGTGGAAGCTGGCGTCCGGCCGCGGCAAGGCCCGCCAGCGCCTGGTCGAACTCGGCCAGCGCTTCGGCCTGGGCGTGGATCCGGACGCGCGCGTCGGCACGCTGTCGGTCGGCGAGAAGCAGCGGGTCGAGATCCTGAAGGCGCTGTATCGCGGCGCGCGCGTCCTGATCCTGGACGAGCCCACCGCCGTGCTCACGCCGCAGGAAGTGCAGGACCTCTTTGCCACCTTGCGCGGCTTCGTCGACGAAGGCCTCGCGGTGATCTTCATCTCGCACAAGCTCGACGAAGTCATGGCGGTGTCGGGCCGCGTGGCGGTGCTGCGCCAGGGCAAGCTGGTGGCCGAGCGCGAAACCGCCAGCACCAGTCCGGCCGAATTGGCCGAGCTGATGGTGGGCCGCAAGGTCGTCATGCCGCACGCCGAAGCCGTGGCTGCGGCCGAGCAGGCCGCGCCCGTGGTGACCTTGTCGCAAGTGACGGTGCGCGACGGCCGTGACGGCGCGACGCGCCTGGACAGCCTGGACCTGGTTGTCCACAAGCACGAGATCGTGGCGATCGCGGGCGTGGCCGGCAACGGCCAGCAGGCGCTGGTGTCGGTGCTGACCGGTTTGCGCCAGCCCAGCGACGGCACCATCCGCCTGGGTCCCGAGCATGCGGCGGCGCCCACCACGCCGGCCGGCTGGACCGCGGCCCACGTCGGCCGCATCCCGGAAGACCGCCACGGCGAAGGCGTGATCGGCGACAGTCCCTTGTGGGAAAACGCCATCGTCGAAGACCTGAAGGACCCGCGCTTCGCGCGCTGGGGCCTAGTCCGGGCGCGAGCGGGCAAAGCCTATGCCCAGGCCCTGGCCAAGCAGTTCGACGTGCGCGCCGCATCGCTCGACGTGCGCACCCGCAGCCTGTCCGGTGGCAATATGCAGAAGCTGATCCTGGGCCGCACGCTGGCCCGCGAACCGCGCTTCATCGTGGCCGACCAGCCCACCTGGGGCCTGGACATCGGCGCGGTCGCCTATGTGCGCGAGCAGCTGCTTGCGGCGCGCACGCGCGGCGCGGGCGTGCTGCTGGTGTCCGAAGACCTGGAAGAGATCTTCGCCCTGGCCGACCGCATCGCCGTACTGTGCGGCGGCAAGCTGATCGCCGTGAAGCCGGTGTCCGAATGGACGCCCGCCACGGTGGGCCTGGCCATGACGGGCACGCAGGGATGA
- a CDS encoding BMP family protein, whose amino-acid sequence MKAFSTPSVAGIARRGLLKLAAAAAGALLFSGAAQAQAPAKTKVAAIYTVPVEQQWVSRIHKALVAARDRGEIEYTFSENVTNADYERVMRQYAEQGNKLVVGEAFAVEAAARKVAKDYPQTAFLMGSSGKPQQPNFSVFDNYIQEPAYLTGMIAGGMSKTGKIGLVGGYPIPEVNRLMHAFIEGAKEVNPQTEFTVTFIGSWFDPPKAKEAAFAMIDKGADVLYAERFGVSDAAKERGKLAIGNVIDTQQQYPETVVASALWSMEPTIDEALKQVRAGTFKADDYGQYSLMKHKGSSLAPLGTFESKIPADLMAKVQAKQKAILDGSFSVKVNDKEPKSSAR is encoded by the coding sequence ATGAAAGCCTTTTCCACCCCGTCCGTCGCCGGCATCGCCCGCCGCGGCCTGCTCAAGCTGGCCGCCGCCGCCGCCGGCGCGCTGCTGTTCTCGGGCGCCGCCCAGGCTCAGGCGCCCGCCAAGACCAAGGTCGCCGCCATCTACACGGTGCCGGTCGAACAGCAATGGGTGTCGCGCATCCACAAGGCGCTGGTCGCGGCCCGCGATCGCGGCGAGATCGAATACACGTTCTCGGAAAACGTCACCAACGCCGATTACGAGCGCGTGATGCGTCAGTACGCGGAACAAGGCAACAAGCTGGTGGTGGGCGAGGCCTTCGCGGTGGAAGCCGCCGCCCGCAAGGTGGCCAAGGACTATCCGCAGACCGCTTTCCTGATGGGTTCTTCGGGCAAGCCGCAGCAACCCAACTTCTCGGTGTTCGACAACTACATCCAGGAACCCGCCTACCTGACCGGCATGATTGCCGGCGGCATGAGCAAGACGGGCAAGATCGGCCTGGTGGGCGGCTACCCCATTCCTGAAGTGAACCGCCTGATGCACGCCTTCATCGAAGGCGCCAAGGAAGTGAACCCGCAGACCGAATTCACCGTGACCTTCATCGGCTCCTGGTTCGATCCCCCGAAGGCCAAGGAAGCCGCCTTCGCCATGATCGACAAGGGCGCGGACGTGCTCTATGCCGAGCGCTTCGGCGTATCGGACGCCGCCAAGGAGCGCGGCAAGCTGGCCATCGGCAACGTGATCGACACGCAGCAACAGTATCCGGAGACCGTGGTCGCCTCGGCGCTGTGGAGCATGGAACCCACCATCGACGAAGCGCTCAAGCAGGTGCGCGCCGGCACGTTCAAGGCCGATGACTACGGCCAGTATTCGCTGATGAAGCACAAGGGTTCGTCGCTGGCGCCGCTGGGCACCTTCGAAAGCAAGATTCCCGCCGACCTGATGGCCAAGGTCCAGGCCAAGCAGAAGGCCATCCTGGACGGCAGCTTCAGCGTCAAGGTCAACGACAAAGAACCCAAGTCCTCGGCACGATGA
- a CDS encoding DedA family protein/thiosulfate sulfurtransferase GlpE, giving the protein MQDIQLLLEQYGGWLVFANVLVEQAGLPVPAYPMLIAAGALAGAGGWLVPWMAATVACLLADSLWYAAGQRYGSRLLGVICKMSLSQDSCIRQTQRLYLRIGVRALLVCKFLPGAGALSTVMAGLTGTPYRRFLGYDIVGSLIWSGSALLLGGLFHNVINDVLEILGTYGAMGLGVLAAVLALYILARFLRRRILLRSLRVIPRLSVDELMQWRQDGRNALVFDVRPEALREEQRIPGAIAVDLKAPLPRLDAQALESDIVVYCACPNEVSAALLASRLRAAGYPKTWALRGGYQAWQEHEHPLPPQGA; this is encoded by the coding sequence ATGCAAGATATACAACTGCTGCTGGAACAGTACGGCGGGTGGCTGGTGTTTGCCAACGTGCTGGTCGAGCAGGCCGGCTTGCCGGTACCCGCCTATCCCATGCTGATCGCCGCCGGCGCGCTGGCCGGCGCGGGCGGGTGGCTCGTGCCCTGGATGGCGGCTACGGTCGCCTGCCTGCTGGCCGACAGCCTTTGGTATGCCGCTGGCCAGCGCTACGGCTCGCGTCTTCTGGGCGTGATCTGCAAGATGTCGCTGTCGCAGGATTCCTGCATCCGGCAGACGCAGCGCCTGTACCTGCGCATAGGCGTGCGCGCGTTGCTGGTGTGCAAGTTCCTGCCGGGCGCGGGGGCGCTGTCCACCGTTATGGCGGGATTGACGGGCACGCCCTACCGCCGTTTCCTGGGCTACGACATCGTGGGCTCGCTGATCTGGTCGGGTTCGGCCCTGCTGTTGGGCGGCCTGTTCCACAACGTGATCAACGACGTGCTGGAGATCCTGGGCACCTACGGCGCCATGGGGCTGGGCGTGCTGGCGGCGGTGCTGGCGTTGTACATCCTGGCGCGTTTCCTGCGGCGCCGGATCCTGCTGCGCAGCCTGCGCGTGATTCCGCGGCTGTCGGTGGACGAGCTGATGCAGTGGCGCCAGGACGGCCGCAACGCGCTGGTGTTCGACGTGCGCCCCGAAGCGCTGCGCGAAGAGCAGCGCATCCCCGGCGCCATCGCCGTGGACCTGAAAGCGCCCTTGCCTCGGCTGGACGCCCAGGCGCTGGAGTCCGACATCGTGGTGTACTGCGCTTGCCCCAACGAGGTGTCGGCGGCATTGCTTGCGTCGCGGCTGCGCGCTGCCGGTTATCCCAAGACCTGGGCGCTGCGCGGCGGATATCAAGCCTGGCAGGAGCACGAGCACCCGCTCCCCCCGCAAGGCGCATAA